A region of Lycium barbarum isolate Lr01 chromosome 1, ASM1917538v2, whole genome shotgun sequence DNA encodes the following proteins:
- the LOC132606106 gene encoding purine permease 3-like has translation MEPQVSSTMKKALLVINCIILAVGTCGGPLVMRLYFIKGGKRIWLSCWLETAAWPINFIPLAISYIYRCKSNNNVDDNNNNNNNTTKLILMTPRIFIATIGIGILQGLANYFYAYGIAKLPVSTSGLLFATQLAFTAFFAFIIVKLKFTSYSVNSVFLLTIGAVVLALRSGGDQPEGEPKKEYILGFIMTLASAALTGLIFPLVELIYKKAQQAITYTLVLEFQTVYCFVATVLSTVGMIINSDFQAISREAKAFELGESRYYVVIVWSAIILQFYFLGAIGVIYSASSLVSGILLSVLLPVTEVLAVFLYGEKFSAEKGVSLALSLWGFASYFYGDHKENKRRENNQSPETEMSDKTCTP, from the exons ATGGAACCTCAAGTAAGCTCAACAATGAAGAAAGCTCTTCTAGTCATCAATTGTATAATTCTAGCTGTAGGAACCTGTGGTGGCCCTTTGGTCATGCGCCTTTACTTCATCAAAGGAGGCAAAAGAATTTGGCTATCATGCTGGCTAGAAACTGCTGCTTGGCCAATCAATTTCATCCCTTTAGCCATCTCCTACATCTACCGTTGCAAAAGCAATAATAACGTTGatgacaataacaacaacaataataataccaCCAAGCTCATTCTGATGACTCCCCGAATTTTCATAGCCACTATTGGGATCGGAATCCTACAAGGATTGGCGAACTACTTCTACGCGTATGGCATAGCCAAATTACCTGTCTCCACTAGCGGACTTCTCTTTGCTACGCAACTTGCTTTCACCGCCTTCTTTGCTTTCATTATAGTGAAGCTGAAGTTCACTTCTTACTCCGTTAACTCGGTGTTTTTGTTAACGATTGGTGCGGTGGTTTTGGCCCTCCGCTCCGGTGGTGATCAACCGGAGGGAGAGCCTAAGAAAGAGTATATATTAGGGTTTATCATGACCCTGGCATCTGCTGCTTTGACTGGGCTTATTTTTCCTTTGGTGGAGTTGATATATAAAAAGGCACAACAAGCTATCACTTACACACTTGTGTTGGAGTTTCAGACTGTTTATTGCTTTGTTGCTACTGTGCTTTCAAcagttgggatgatcataaaCAGCGACTTTCAG GCAATTTCAAGGGAGGCAAAAGCATTTGAACTTGGAGAAAGCAGATATTATGTTGTGATAGTATGGAGTGCAATAATTTTGCAATTCTACTTCTTAGGCGCCATTGGAGTCATCTATTCTGCTTCTTCTTTGGTGTCCGGCATTTTGCTATCTGTCCTGCTTCCTGTCACCGAAGTTTTAGCTGTTTTTCTTTACGGTGAAAAATTCAGTGCAGAAAAAGGAGTTTCTCTTGCCCTCTCTTTATGGGGATTTGCTTCATACTTTTATGGTGATCATAAAGAGAACAAGAGGAGAGAAAATAACCAATCTCCGGAAACAGAGATGAGTGATAAAACTTGTACCCCATGA